In one window of Zingiber officinale cultivar Zhangliang chromosome 11A, Zo_v1.1, whole genome shotgun sequence DNA:
- the LOC122032743 gene encoding probable NAD(P)H dehydrogenase (quinone) FQR1-like 2, which produces MGKGGGCVPSKKRRQAATSEKTAAARDAPIPIEDRSSVETTPAPLPPAKLKVFIVFYSMYGHVEGLAKRMKTGVDGVEGVEGVLYRVPETLPAEILEQMKAPPNDLSIPEISAAELVEADGILFGFPTRFGSMAAQMKAFFDTTGQLWREQKLAGKPAGFFVSTGTQGGGQETTAWTAITQLAHHGMLFVPIGYTFGAGMFKMDEIRGGSPYGAGVFAGDGTRTPSDVEYAFAEHQGRYMANVVKTLGHH; this is translated from the exons ATGGGGAAAGGAGGAGGTTGCGTCCCGAGCAAGAAACGGCGTCAAGCGGCGACTTCGGAGAAAACCGCTGCCGCGAGGGATGCTCCGATCCCCATCGAAGACCGGAGCAGCGTCGAGACCACCCCCGCGCCGCTGCCGCCGGCCAAGCTCAAGGTTTTCATCGTGTTCTACTCCATGTACGGCCACGTCGAGGGCCTCGCGAAGAGGATGAAGACCGGGGTGGACGGCGTCGAAGGCGTCGAGGGGGTCTTATACCGCGTTCCCGAGACGCTTCCGGCGGAGATCCTGGAGCAAATGAAGGCTCCGCCGAATGACCTGAGTATCCCAGAGATTTCCGCTGCAGAGCTAGTGGAGGCGGATGGTATCTTGTTCGGGTTCCCGACGAGGTTCGGGAGCATGGCGGCGCAGATGAAGGCATTCTTTGATACCACGGGACAGCTATGGAGGGAGCAGAAGCTGGCCGGAAAGCCAGCCGGTTTCTTCGTGAGCACTGGAACGCAAGGAGGCGGACAAGAAACTACTGC TTGGACAGCCATAACGCAACTAGCACACCATGGAATGCTCTTCGTTCCCATTGGATACACATTTGGGGCTGGCATGTTCAAGATGGATGAGATCAGAGGTGGTTCTCCGTATGGTGCTGGTGTTTTCGCAGGCGATGGCACTAGAACACCAAGTGACGTTGAGTATGCTTTTGCTGAGCACCAGGGGAGATACATGGCTAATGTAGTCAAGACTCTGGGACATCATTGA
- the LOC122030998 gene encoding YTH domain-containing protein ECT2-like, with amino-acid sequence MAPVAPAAEQASNLLQKLSLDPQQKFKGAVEATKQVSSVQNGSSNTDASNMPITSEHSLTPVLSEFVDSGNYYVPAGYVHPAYFYGGYDHAINDWKDYPRYVYQDVGQGLYGDLHRGYGYARYNAYPSNGSAALTTGHDGQLYGKRRHQYQVPIFESHTPTSSTDQGEASTACSADQTSISLDAPKNPSGVTNGNTNNGRSSHQNLSNASRCNGGYQDLCYRFDGMWSSVAWYANGHPRPATARPLPTSTGHNTNNWSARNQYQQPIARGMEMNAHRSASGIFPSAPLVSRMYQTNRIYGSRNKFGYGQGRILMDKKHDARNQRNVFSDASQRGFNELNRGPRASHYNNQKPGQSTMVKFGKSQTRVPLDTEQYNRQDFSDKYSSAKFFIIKSYSEDDVHKSIKYNVWASTLNGNKKLNAGYQQAQEGAGDCPVFLFFSVNASGQFVGVAEMVGPVNFNKTVDYWQHDKWIGCFPLKWHIIKDVPNSIMKHITLENNENKPVTNSRDTQEVKLEQGLQMLKIFKEHTNNTCILDDFEFYEDCQNSLLDKRANQHFQKQVWDVKTSHPPSKGAREVDNVLGL; translated from the exons ATGGCGCCCGTCGCCCCCGCAGCGGAAC AAGCTTCAAATTTATTACAGAAACTGTCTTTGGATCCTCAGCAGAAGTTTAAAGGTGCTGTTGAGGCTACCAAACAG GTTTCTTCAGTCCAAAATGGTTCAAGTAATACTGATGCCTCGAACATGCCGATTACTTCAGAACATTCATTGACACCTGTTCTCTCTGAATTCGTGGATTCTGGTAACTACTATGTGCCTGCTGGTTATGTACATCCTGCTTATTTCTATGGAG GCTATGATCATGCTATCAATGACTGGAAAGATTACCCCAGATATGTATATCAAGATGTTGGGCAG GGATTATATGGTGACTTGCATCGAGGATATGGATATGCTCGTTACAATGCTTATCCTTCTAATGGGTCAGCAGCTCTAACAACGGGGCATGATGGCCAACTTTATGGCAAGCGACGGCATCAATATCAAGTTCCCATTTTTGAGTCACACACTCCAACTAGTTCAACTGAccaaggagaagcttctactgcTTGTTCTGCTGATCAGACCTCAATCTCTTTGGATGCACCTAAGAACCCCAGTGGAGTTACAAATGGAAATACTAATAATGGGAGGTCAAGCCACCAAAATTTGTCAAATGCTTCACGATGTAATGGGGGTTATCAGGACCTTTGTTATAGGTTTGATGGAATGTGGTCGTCTGTAGCATGGTATGCCAATGGGCATCCCAGGCCAGCTACAGCCAGACCTCTCCCAACTAGTACAGGGCACAATACTAATAACTGGTCTGCAAGAAATCAGTACCAACAACCTATTGCCCGCGGCATG GAAATGAATGCCCATAGATCAGCATCTGGAATATTTCCAAGTGCACCTCTTGTTAGCAGAATGTATCAAACAAATCGTATATATGGATCGAGGAACAAATTTGGATACGGACAAGGGCGTATACTGATGGACAAGAAGCATGATGCTAGGAACCAAAGAAATGTCTTCAGTGATGCAAGCCAACGGGGATTCAATGAGCTAAACAGAGGTCCAAGAGCCAGCCACTACAATAATCAAAAGCCTGGTCAGTCTACTATGGTTAAGTTTGGGAAGAGTCAAACTAGAGTGCCTCTGGACACAGAACAGTACAATCGACAAGACTTTTCTGATAAATATTCCAGTGCAAAATTCTTTATCATAAAATCATACAGCGAGGATGATGTTCACAAAAGTATCAAATACAACGTGTGGGCCAGCACCCTCAATGGAAATAAGAAGTTGAATGCGGGATATCAGCAAGCTCAGGAAGGAGCTGGCGATTGTCctgtctttttatttttttcc GTAAATGCGAGCGGGCAATTTGTTGGTGTTGCAGAGATGGTTGGCCCCGTCAATTTTAACAAGACTGTTGACTATTGGCAACATGATAAATGGATCGGGTGCTTCCCTCTCAAATGGCATATTATTAAGGATGTTCCAAATAGCATTATGAAGCATATCACTCTTGAGAACAATGAGAACAAACCAGTTACCAACAGTCGAGACACTCAGGAG GTGAAGCTAGAACAGGGTCTCCAGATGCTCAAGATCTTCAAGGAACACACAAACAACACATGTATTCTTGATGATTTTGAGTTTTATGAAGATTGTCAGAATTCTTTGCTAGATAAAAGGGCAAACCAACACTTTCAGAAGCAG GTCTGGGATGTGAAGACTAGCCATCCACCCTCGAAGGGTGCAAGAGAAGTTGACAATGTGCTGGGATTGTAA